The following proteins are encoded in a genomic region of Neorickettsia risticii str. Illinois:
- the murJ gene encoding murein biosynthesis integral membrane protein MurJ has product MLIAVVLGTSAFADAFFGISRVLSLITSLFANGIFSAVFSPIFSQLLKENRNSALQFSHEIQLILAFTGTVVFIVAEIFTEKILFCLIPGMLSSPARDFVITTAKIAFPLILFIPLTSLYYSMLYARGNFAFITPYTIITNTTLIAVILFTGNNSTLLLPNMGCAIALSGMIQMLLFLYQLEKSGLIPVLTQFSLSKNIKNFFKCFLPSALASEAHQINTLVSIFFTSKIPQAISSLCYAEGIIQLFFVLTNTSLGEIAGSSSITLTHNTEELIKMQNKALKKVITVCIPVTIMLVFMAEHITTSLFLLGGKFDLQSVKHTTHTLEILAFALPAHALNKSFLGPFLAFDKLKAPMSFTIASVVLNVTMSIILVPHYSYTGIAIALCTAAWLNTLLIIVYLKRRKIFSLNEKIPRLLSTVFFAASITIFFIQICEAFIESHPGISTIYSLRLASLVTVCISSISIYYFSLSQLKKNSMEGKLIIELNYYCLWPFS; this is encoded by the coding sequence ATGCTAATCGCAGTAGTCCTAGGAACGTCAGCATTCGCAGATGCCTTCTTTGGAATATCAAGAGTACTAAGCCTAATAACATCTTTATTTGCAAATGGTATTTTCTCTGCAGTTTTTTCACCGATTTTTTCGCAACTCTTGAAAGAAAATCGAAATTCAGCATTGCAATTCTCACATGAAATTCAATTGATACTTGCTTTCACAGGAACTGTTGTATTTATAGTTGCAGAGATATTTACAGAAAAAATTTTGTTTTGTCTGATACCAGGAATGCTTTCCTCTCCAGCAAGAGATTTCGTTATTACGACTGCTAAAATCGCATTTCCACTCATTCTTTTTATCCCGCTTACGTCACTTTACTACTCGATGCTATATGCACGAGGAAATTTTGCTTTCATAACCCCATACACGATTATAACGAATACTACCTTGATAGCAGTAATCCTTTTTACAGGGAACAATAGTACTCTTCTCTTACCTAATATGGGCTGTGCTATTGCATTGTCCGGAATGATACAGATGCTTCTATTTTTATATCAACTTGAAAAAAGTGGCCTAATCCCAGTTCTTACACAATTTTCACTGAGTAAGAATATAAAGAACTTTTTCAAATGCTTTCTCCCTTCAGCACTTGCATCAGAAGCGCATCAAATAAATACTTTGGTTAGCATTTTTTTTACTAGTAAGATTCCACAAGCAATTTCTTCACTATGCTACGCAGAGGGAATAATCCAGCTGTTTTTCGTTCTCACAAATACATCACTTGGGGAAATAGCAGGTTCCTCATCAATTACATTGACACACAATACGGAGGAGCTAATAAAAATGCAGAATAAAGCTCTCAAAAAAGTGATTACCGTATGCATCCCAGTAACAATCATGTTAGTTTTCATGGCGGAACACATTACTACGTCATTATTTCTACTTGGAGGAAAATTTGACCTCCAATCTGTAAAACACACGACACACACGCTAGAAATACTCGCTTTTGCCCTCCCAGCACATGCTTTGAACAAAAGCTTCTTGGGACCCTTTCTTGCCTTTGACAAACTAAAAGCTCCAATGAGCTTTACCATTGCTTCGGTGGTTTTAAATGTTACCATGAGCATAATTCTGGTGCCGCACTATTCATATACTGGAATAGCAATAGCCTTGTGTACCGCAGCATGGCTGAATACGCTTTTAATTATCGTCTACTTAAAAAGAAGGAAAATATTTAGTTTGAATGAGAAAATTCCACGTTTATTAAGCACAGTCTTTTTCGCGGCTTCTATAACAATTTTCTTCATACAGATTTGCGAAGCATTCATAGAGAGCCATCCAGGCATATCAACAATTTACTCACTAAGGCTGGCTTCTTTGGTGACCGTCTGTATATCAAGTATATCCATCTACTATTTTTCGCTTTCACAGCTTAAAAAAAATTCCATGGAAGGGAAATTGATCATTGAGCTTAATTATTATTGCCTATGGCCATTCTCGTAG
- a CDS encoding replicative DNA helicase produces the protein MSNSSAELPNNIEAEQLILGALLTNNDACDEIEELISSSSFYAPVHRKIFEVLLHLRSKELVANPVTLKNYLESSNELSAIGGQEYLLNIIEKASIVVDVSSLARVIQELYIRRQLIVLAQKIISGATGEQSNTTTSEQIEEAEHSLFQLASSGELDPSCLHISKPIEIAVERAKITFKAKVPFQNTSTGFRDIDNLLGGLQNSDLLIIAGRPSMGKTSLAISMALRVTRELQKQGMSACFFSLEMSADQIASRMLSVHSGVDAFSIRTGKKFSEESLKKVIESSKELSELPLFIDDTASVSISALRTKLRRLHRKTKLGAIFIDYLQLLRGSKGTEFNRVQEVSEITKGLKLIAKELNVPVVALSQLSRLVEQREDKRPQLSDLRESGSIEQDADVVMFVFREAYYMMRKQPSSDDENYENWQFKMDEVRNKAEIIIAKQRNGPVGTALLFFDQSTTVFDDLSLFSDD, from the coding sequence TTGAGTAATTCTTCCGCTGAGCTTCCTAACAACATTGAAGCAGAACAACTTATACTCGGTGCTCTACTCACTAATAACGATGCCTGTGATGAGATAGAGGAGCTTATCTCATCATCTTCTTTTTACGCTCCGGTACATAGAAAAATCTTTGAAGTTTTGCTTCACCTTAGATCAAAAGAACTCGTTGCTAATCCCGTAACCCTAAAGAATTATCTTGAATCAAGCAATGAATTAAGTGCTATTGGTGGTCAAGAATATCTGCTCAATATAATTGAAAAAGCTAGTATTGTAGTGGATGTATCAAGTTTGGCACGTGTAATACAAGAGCTTTATATAAGAAGACAACTAATCGTTTTGGCACAAAAAATAATTTCTGGTGCCACCGGTGAACAGAGTAATACAACTACAAGTGAGCAGATAGAAGAAGCTGAACATTCTTTATTTCAACTTGCAAGCTCAGGTGAACTTGATCCATCTTGCTTACACATTTCTAAACCGATTGAGATCGCGGTTGAACGAGCAAAAATTACTTTCAAAGCAAAGGTCCCATTTCAGAATACTTCCACCGGCTTCAGGGATATAGATAATCTTTTAGGCGGGCTACAAAATTCAGACCTATTAATAATAGCAGGACGTCCATCTATGGGTAAAACATCTTTAGCCATAAGTATGGCACTACGGGTAACTAGAGAGTTACAAAAACAAGGAATGTCCGCGTGCTTTTTCTCTTTGGAAATGTCAGCTGATCAAATTGCTTCTAGAATGCTATCTGTGCATTCTGGAGTCGATGCATTCAGCATTAGAACAGGTAAAAAGTTTTCTGAAGAATCACTGAAGAAAGTGATTGAAAGTAGCAAAGAATTATCGGAATTACCCCTTTTCATAGATGATACTGCTTCTGTATCAATCTCAGCACTACGCACAAAACTACGCAGACTACATCGAAAGACAAAACTTGGGGCAATTTTCATAGATTACCTGCAACTTTTGCGAGGCTCTAAGGGTACAGAGTTCAATAGAGTACAAGAGGTCTCCGAAATCACTAAGGGACTAAAATTAATCGCTAAGGAACTTAATGTACCAGTTGTTGCTCTCTCGCAGCTCTCCCGACTGGTTGAACAGAGAGAAGACAAACGTCCGCAACTTTCTGACTTGAGAGAGTCGGGTTCAATAGAACAAGATGCAGACGTTGTAATGTTTGTTTTTCGCGAAGCCTATTACATGATGCGTAAACAACCTTCAAGTGATGATGAAAATTATGAGAATTGGCAATTCAAGATGGATGAAGTAAGAAACAAAGCTGAGATAATAATAGCAAAACAAAGGAACGGTCCAGTTGGGACCGCCCTACTTTTTTTCGATCAGTCAACTACAGTCTTTGATGATCTGTCCCTCTTTTCAGATGACTGA
- the trxB gene encoding thioredoxin-disulfide reductase — MRDALESDVLIIGSGPAGCTAGIYAARASLSVIIVSGNQSGGQLSTTTEVENYPGFALPVQGPWLMEQMQQQAVNVGCRFVNDHISQVEAPYSSPFILRGEGGNKYRARSIVVATGAQAKWLGLESEKKYQGYGVSGCATCDGFFFRDQDVIVIGGGNTAVEEALYLTRHAKKVYLLHRRDRLRAEAVLQERLFANAKVELIWNSVLDEVLGRDSPPEVTGVRVRSLIDGTFKEILVSGVFVAIGHTPNTALFSGILEMDSAGYIKTAGSDTSTSVSGIFACGDVQDPVYRQAVTAAGTGCMAALDAMKFLDCI, encoded by the coding sequence ATGCGTGATGCTCTTGAAAGCGATGTACTAATAATCGGGTCTGGGCCAGCTGGATGTACGGCTGGGATATATGCAGCGCGTGCATCTCTCAGCGTCATTATAGTCAGTGGAAACCAATCGGGTGGGCAACTTAGTACAACAACCGAAGTCGAAAATTATCCGGGTTTTGCTCTACCTGTTCAGGGTCCTTGGCTCATGGAGCAAATGCAGCAGCAAGCTGTGAACGTCGGGTGCCGTTTTGTTAATGACCACATCTCACAAGTTGAAGCTCCATATAGCTCTCCATTTATTCTTCGAGGAGAGGGCGGAAATAAGTATCGTGCTAGAAGTATTGTTGTCGCAACAGGTGCACAGGCTAAGTGGTTGGGTCTTGAGAGCGAAAAGAAATACCAGGGTTATGGAGTATCCGGCTGTGCGACGTGTGACGGCTTTTTTTTTCGTGACCAGGACGTAATTGTTATTGGTGGTGGAAATACCGCTGTAGAAGAGGCGCTCTATCTTACCAGGCATGCTAAAAAGGTTTACCTGCTTCACCGTAGGGACCGTCTTAGAGCAGAGGCTGTTCTTCAGGAGCGCCTTTTTGCAAATGCAAAGGTAGAGTTAATTTGGAACTCTGTTCTTGATGAGGTCCTTGGCCGCGACTCGCCACCTGAGGTAACAGGCGTGCGTGTCCGCTCATTGATAGACGGTACTTTTAAGGAGATACTTGTTTCCGGGGTGTTCGTTGCTATTGGTCATACTCCAAACACCGCGCTGTTCAGTGGTATCTTAGAAATGGATTCTGCTGGGTACATCAAGACAGCCGGCTCAGATACTTCTACTAGCGTGTCCGGTATTTTTGCGTGTGGCGATGTTCAGGACCCCGTCTACAGACAAGCTGTTACCGCAGCTGGAACCGGTTGTATGGCTGCCCTTGATGCCATGAAGTTCCTTGACTGCATATAG
- the ndk gene encoding nucleoside-diphosphate kinase: MKKTLSILKPDVISRNITGKVNAYIEAAGLQIIAMKQLHLTRAQAEAFYVIHKDRPFFNDLVNFMTSAPVVVQVLSGDDAVHRYRKLMGDTDPKKAAKGTIRGDFAESIDANCVHGSDSEENAKNEIAFFFSRCEIFER, from the coding sequence ATGAAAAAAACTTTGTCCATTCTTAAGCCAGATGTTATTTCCAGGAATATAACAGGTAAGGTTAATGCCTATATTGAGGCTGCTGGTCTGCAGATTATCGCGATGAAGCAACTTCATCTGACGCGTGCTCAAGCCGAAGCTTTTTATGTGATCCACAAGGATAGGCCCTTTTTCAACGACCTGGTTAACTTTATGACATCTGCTCCTGTTGTAGTTCAAGTATTATCAGGAGATGATGCTGTTCATCGCTATAGAAAGCTTATGGGTGATACGGATCCAAAGAAGGCTGCAAAGGGGACGATCCGTGGTGACTTTGCCGAGAGTATAGATGCAAACTGCGTTCACGGATCTGACAGCGAAGAGAATGCTAAAAATGAAATTGCATTCTTTTTTAGTCGGTGTGAGATTTTTGAAAGATGA
- a CDS encoding peroxiredoxin — translation MSTLVGKKAFDFTAKAVLKNGSFCDDFNLQRELSGKYGVLFFYPLDFTFVCPTEIIAFSNRIPAFIERNAVVVGVSVDSHFSHFAWRSLPVKDGGIGSIGYTLVSDITKSISRDYQVLLDDAVALRGTFIIDPNFVIRVAHVNDLNVGRNVDEVLRTLDALKYSDENGEVCPAGWSKGKEAIKATHESVSDYLASNRDEL, via the coding sequence ATGTCTACTTTAGTTGGTAAGAAAGCATTTGATTTCACAGCAAAGGCTGTACTCAAGAACGGTTCTTTTTGTGATGACTTCAATCTTCAGCGTGAATTGTCTGGCAAATATGGGGTGCTCTTCTTTTATCCATTGGATTTTACTTTTGTCTGTCCAACGGAGATTATTGCTTTCAGTAATAGGATTCCTGCGTTTATCGAGAGAAACGCGGTTGTTGTAGGTGTTAGTGTTGACTCCCATTTTTCCCACTTTGCGTGGCGTAGCCTGCCTGTAAAAGATGGTGGAATAGGGAGTATTGGTTACACTCTGGTCTCAGACATAACAAAGTCTATTTCACGTGACTACCAAGTTTTGCTAGACGATGCAGTTGCTCTTCGTGGTACATTTATCATAGATCCGAATTTTGTTATCAGAGTTGCTCATGTTAATGACCTGAACGTAGGTCGGAATGTCGATGAGGTTCTCCGTACTTTGGATGCGCTCAAGTATAGTGACGAAAATGGAGAGGTTTGTCCGGCAGGTTGGAGTAAGGGCAAGGAAGCGATCAAGGCGACGCATGAGAGTGTTTCCGATTATCTAGCTTCCAATAGGGATGAGCTTTGA
- a CDS encoding proton-conducting transporter membrane subunit, whose protein sequence is MSESGFLWVTALAHLFAFLLYYTAGRCKPVFYYTISTFTATLSFVAAAVLAIKGEPLAIEVFQITHHIGIAFGLDRITLTFALLCSLLSIPATIYAISYMYAINGRRKAVFFARIHLSLAITMLLAFSGNLVTMFIFYELLTLATYTLVNHDNTENSLRAARTYLAYLVLPSVGLLLPAILITYKITGSFTFDASLHISIVGLPRLALFLMFGYGTAKAAIFPLHGWLPRAMVAPTPVSALLHAVAVVKAGVFCMLKVAKYVFTISDPANVVLMTPITCIYAFTIIFASVVALKKHSLKEILAYSTISQLSYIGITLSIFTENAFHYAILYMILHAFAKITLFFTAGAIYARTGRTSIKQLHGIGREMPIAMSSFTVGALTMIGLPPTATLLCKADILSEALAQGNYILIVTLVISTALNCGYFLPIIFNAFFREPIVATSIAKTRTRHTLCDPLALSYLFTGSVCIVLFVYKLF, encoded by the coding sequence ATGAGCGAATCAGGTTTTTTATGGGTTACTGCGCTGGCACACTTGTTCGCATTTTTGCTGTACTACACAGCAGGACGGTGCAAGCCCGTTTTTTACTATACAATTAGCACCTTTACTGCAACATTAAGTTTTGTTGCTGCAGCAGTGCTAGCAATAAAAGGTGAGCCACTTGCGATTGAAGTGTTTCAAATCACGCATCACATAGGAATCGCATTCGGGTTGGATAGAATCACACTGACGTTTGCCTTGTTATGCTCGCTACTTAGCATACCAGCGACAATATATGCAATCAGCTATATGTACGCAATCAATGGAAGAAGAAAAGCCGTATTTTTCGCACGGATTCACCTTTCGCTTGCTATTACTATGCTTTTAGCATTCTCAGGAAACTTGGTTACGATGTTTATTTTCTATGAGCTACTCACCCTCGCGACCTACACACTTGTAAATCACGACAATACAGAAAATAGTCTCAGAGCTGCACGAACTTACCTAGCATATCTAGTTCTTCCGTCAGTCGGATTACTATTACCCGCTATCCTAATTACATACAAGATTACTGGCAGCTTCACCTTTGATGCAAGCTTACACATAAGCATCGTCGGACTTCCAAGGTTAGCACTATTCTTGATGTTCGGGTACGGAACTGCGAAAGCTGCAATCTTTCCTTTACATGGTTGGTTACCAAGAGCCATGGTCGCACCAACCCCTGTAAGCGCGTTGTTACACGCCGTTGCAGTTGTCAAGGCTGGAGTATTTTGCATGCTGAAGGTTGCGAAATACGTTTTTACAATATCTGATCCGGCCAATGTGGTTCTCATGACACCAATAACTTGTATTTATGCCTTTACGATCATCTTCGCATCTGTCGTTGCACTGAAAAAACACTCCCTCAAGGAAATCTTAGCTTATTCTACTATTAGTCAACTCTCCTATATTGGAATTACTTTAAGTATATTCACTGAAAACGCGTTCCATTATGCAATTCTATATATGATCCTACATGCCTTTGCGAAAATAACACTTTTTTTTACTGCAGGAGCTATATATGCGAGAACCGGAAGAACAAGCATCAAGCAACTCCACGGAATAGGAAGAGAAATGCCTATAGCAATGTCCTCATTTACAGTAGGAGCACTTACAATGATAGGACTCCCACCTACTGCGACCCTTCTATGCAAGGCTGACATTTTATCAGAGGCATTGGCACAAGGTAACTACATACTTATTGTCACTTTAGTTATAAGCACTGCTCTTAATTGCGGATACTTCTTACCAATTATCTTCAATGCGTTTTTCCGTGAACCTATAGTAGCCACTTCTATTGCAAAGACTCGGACTAGACATACACTGTGCGATCCGCTTGCACTTTCATATCTCTTTACTGGAAGCGTCTGTATCGTTCTTTTTGTATACAAACTTTTTTAA
- a CDS encoding RluA family pseudouridine synthase translates to MKSFVVENDCRRLDKYLRDTFGPFPQSALQKALRKKAVKLNNVVVKASAAVLKGDSLTLSANFLQILSSPREIPSDSSKVVDSKFVKFIASLMLYEDENVLAIDKPFGFPVQSGYGITTSIDNAMKSINPEYRVVHRLDKHTTGVLIFAKTLDAARELWRLFSNRLVKKRYLAIVIGELKEKKGAVDCYINKVLFKGEEVMQCNHIGNGEHAITQFHVIKKFKNASLIELFPLTGRKHQIRSQMASIGHPVLNDGKYGRREAFLECSVNKKLCLHACEIEFELFGKIIKVTAELPVHFAENLAIM, encoded by the coding sequence GTGAAAAGTTTTGTTGTTGAAAATGACTGTCGACGATTAGATAAATATCTGAGAGATACGTTTGGTCCGTTTCCTCAGTCTGCACTTCAAAAGGCATTGAGAAAGAAAGCAGTGAAGCTTAATAATGTTGTGGTTAAGGCTTCTGCTGCTGTTTTGAAAGGCGATTCGCTGACTCTTAGTGCCAATTTTCTCCAAATTCTATCTTCACCCAGAGAAATACCGAGTGATAGCTCAAAGGTAGTTGACAGTAAGTTTGTCAAGTTTATTGCGTCGCTCATGTTATACGAGGACGAAAATGTGTTAGCCATTGATAAACCATTTGGATTTCCTGTTCAGTCGGGTTACGGGATTACAACGAGCATAGATAATGCGATGAAATCTATCAATCCTGAATATCGTGTTGTTCACAGGCTTGATAAACATACTACTGGCGTACTTATCTTTGCAAAGACGCTCGATGCAGCTAGAGAGTTGTGGCGACTGTTCTCGAACAGGCTCGTCAAAAAAAGGTACCTTGCTATAGTGATTGGAGAGTTGAAGGAAAAAAAAGGGGCAGTTGATTGCTACATAAACAAAGTCCTTTTTAAGGGTGAAGAAGTAATGCAGTGCAACCATATTGGCAATGGTGAACATGCTATTACACAGTTTCACGTTATCAAGAAATTCAAAAATGCGTCACTAATTGAACTCTTTCCTTTAACCGGAAGAAAACACCAGATTAGAAGCCAAATGGCAAGTATTGGGCATCCGGTATTGAATGACGGAAAATATGGAAGAAGAGAAGCCTTTTTAGAATGCTCCGTGAATAAGAAATTATGCCTGCACGCATGCGAAATAGAGTTTGAACTTTTTGGAAAAATTATAAAAGTCACTGCGGAGCTACCAGTTCACTTTGCCGAAAATCTCGCGATAATGTGA
- a CDS encoding HK97 family phage prohead protease, which translates to MIEKKVIFDIDTKNLNEEGVFYGYASVFDVVDEQGDIISSGAFDLTKCVPLLWQHRQDQPIGKVLEMQETEKGLYLKGHIIMEVNQGYEAYKLLKAGVLNGLSIGYIPKKYKMDKHTGARIMTAVKLIEVSLVTFPANKYARVSSVKSQYDADQLLEARLARLIEIVRKEFA; encoded by the coding sequence GTGATTGAAAAAAAAGTTATTTTTGACATTGATACAAAGAACCTCAACGAAGAAGGTGTTTTTTATGGCTATGCTAGCGTCTTTGATGTAGTTGATGAACAAGGAGATATTATCAGTAGTGGTGCTTTTGACTTGACGAAGTGTGTACCACTTTTGTGGCAACACAGGCAAGATCAACCTATTGGGAAAGTTCTTGAAATGCAGGAAACTGAGAAAGGACTTTATTTAAAAGGTCATATAATTATGGAGGTAAATCAGGGGTATGAAGCATATAAGCTGCTCAAGGCAGGAGTACTAAACGGGCTATCAATTGGATACATACCAAAAAAGTATAAGATGGATAAGCATACAGGAGCGAGAATTATGACAGCTGTGAAACTCATAGAGGTAAGCCTCGTGACTTTTCCAGCAAACAAGTATGCAAGGGTAAGCTCCGTGAAAAGTCAATATGATGCGGACCAGTTGCTAGAAGCAAGGTTAGCAAGACTAATAGAAATAGTGAGAAAGGAATTTGCCTAA
- a CDS encoding NADH-quinone oxidoreductase subunit D: MTVIKELNFGPQHPAAHGVLRLIMQLDGETVERLDPHIGFLHRGTEKLIEHKTYLQALPYFDRLDYVSPMAQEHAYSLCVEKLLGITVPPRAQYLRVIFVEITRILNHLLNITTHALDVGAMNPLFWMFEEREKMLSFYEKASGARFHAAYIRPGGLAADIPDGLDEEIMSFLESFPHKLDDVADVLTDNPIFKQRLVDIGKVSKKEAVALGFSGPVLRASGIPWDLRRSQPYEVYESLDFAIPVGNCGDSYDRYLVRMAEMYESVKIIKQCIDRLPEGPVVVDDRKVAPPSRAEMKTSMEALIHHFKLYSEGYHVPEGETYFAVESPKGEFGVYIVSDGTNKPYRCRIRAPGFVHLQALDALSRKHLLADVPAILGSLDIVFGEVDR, translated from the coding sequence ATGACCGTAATAAAGGAGCTTAACTTTGGGCCTCAGCATCCGGCTGCACATGGAGTACTGCGTCTGATTATGCAGCTTGATGGGGAGACAGTTGAGCGCCTTGATCCGCATATTGGTTTTTTGCACAGAGGGACTGAGAAGCTAATAGAGCATAAAACATATCTTCAGGCTTTACCGTACTTTGATAGGTTGGATTATGTTTCACCAATGGCGCAGGAACATGCCTATTCGCTTTGTGTGGAAAAACTGCTCGGCATTACGGTACCTCCTAGAGCGCAGTATCTAAGGGTAATCTTTGTCGAGATCACTCGCATTTTGAACCACCTACTAAACATCACTACTCACGCGCTCGATGTAGGTGCTATGAATCCCTTGTTTTGGATGTTCGAGGAGCGTGAAAAGATGCTTTCTTTCTATGAAAAGGCTTCTGGGGCGAGGTTCCATGCTGCATATATACGTCCTGGTGGGCTGGCTGCCGATATACCAGATGGTCTCGATGAAGAAATAATGTCCTTCTTAGAAAGTTTCCCACATAAGCTTGACGATGTTGCAGATGTTCTTACGGATAATCCAATTTTTAAGCAACGCTTAGTTGATATAGGTAAAGTAAGTAAAAAGGAAGCAGTTGCGCTTGGTTTCTCTGGCCCAGTTTTGCGTGCTTCCGGCATACCTTGGGATCTACGCAGAAGTCAGCCGTACGAAGTATATGAGTCGTTGGATTTTGCGATTCCAGTAGGAAATTGCGGTGATTCATACGATAGATATTTGGTGAGGATGGCTGAAATGTATGAATCAGTTAAAATCATCAAACAGTGTATAGATAGGCTTCCAGAAGGGCCAGTTGTGGTGGATGATAGGAAAGTTGCTCCACCGAGTCGTGCTGAAATGAAAACTTCCATGGAAGCTCTTATTCATCACTTCAAACTCTATTCAGAGGGCTATCATGTTCCAGAGGGAGAGACATATTTTGCGGTAGAATCTCCAAAAGGGGAGTTTGGAGTTTATATTGTTTCCGATGGTACGAATAAGCCATATCGTTGCAGGATCCGTGCACCTGGGTTTGTCCATTTGCAAGCTCTTGATGCTCTTTCCCGAAAACATCTGCTTGCTGATGTACCTGCTATTCTTGGGTCATTGGACATTGTTTTTGGTGAGGTAGACAGATGA